In Chitinophaga nivalis, a single genomic region encodes these proteins:
- a CDS encoding FecR family protein, whose product MATTDYLSFTAGEFALDESFQQWVLHPEEKNMFWEHWLLQHPEKEAVIRDARLLVENIRFRSYSLPAAEKEQLWENVWSELAAEEPPVIKRAWWKDGVKYAAVLLLGMLISGIWWSSRRPAHQPVVMSAHTRLGEIRRCWLPDSSEVTLNANSRLIYMERERGRREVWLDGEAFFQVRHTALGTPFRVHTYDQLQVEVLGTEFNVNSTGSEIVVVLQAGSIRLDIGAEGNEEKTALHLQPGEMIRYNKQDGDYTKSKVHAERYTSWHNGRLMLEDYSLADAAVFMQQFFGKRLIIRDTQLLRYKVSGSMPVSDQADTMLLQLAKIFPVQFNQSGDEIRVQQK is encoded by the coding sequence TTGGCAACAACAGACTACTTATCTTTTACCGCGGGCGAGTTTGCACTGGACGAAAGTTTCCAGCAATGGGTGTTGCATCCGGAAGAGAAAAATATGTTCTGGGAACATTGGCTCCTGCAGCATCCGGAGAAGGAAGCCGTCATCCGGGATGCCCGGTTGCTGGTAGAAAATATCCGTTTCCGGTCCTATAGTTTACCGGCTGCGGAAAAGGAGCAGCTCTGGGAAAATGTATGGAGTGAGTTGGCTGCAGAGGAGCCGCCGGTGATAAAAAGAGCGTGGTGGAAAGATGGAGTCAAATATGCTGCTGTATTGTTGCTGGGGATGCTGATATCCGGTATCTGGTGGAGTAGCCGCCGTCCGGCGCATCAGCCGGTGGTCATGAGTGCACATACCCGCCTCGGGGAAATCCGGCGGTGTTGGTTGCCGGATAGTTCTGAGGTAACGCTGAATGCAAATTCCAGGTTAATATATATGGAGCGGGAGCGAGGCCGCCGGGAAGTATGGCTGGATGGAGAAGCCTTTTTTCAGGTGCGGCATACCGCACTGGGCACGCCTTTCCGGGTACATACCTACGATCAGCTACAGGTGGAAGTGCTGGGAACGGAGTTTAACGTGAACAGTACCGGTAGTGAAATAGTGGTGGTACTGCAGGCGGGCAGTATCCGGCTGGACATAGGAGCGGAAGGGAATGAGGAAAAGACGGCGCTGCACCTGCAGCCCGGTGAAATGATTCGTTACAATAAACAGGATGGCGATTATACAAAAAGTAAAGTACATGCGGAACGCTATACTTCCTGGCATAACGGTCGGTTAATGCTGGAAGATTATTCCCTGGCGGATGCTGCTGTATTTATGCAACAGTTTTTTGGTAAAAGATTGATTATTCGTGATACGCAATTGCTGCGGTATAAAGTCTCTGGTTCTATGCCTGTAAGTGATCAGGCAGATACCATGTTACTGCAGCTGGCAAAAATTTTCCCCGTGCAATTCAACCAAAGCGGCGATGAGATCCGGGTACAGCAAAAATAA
- a CDS encoding RNA polymerase sigma factor codes for MNTGKAYRPGLHVVASHSTLWGRFLQGDRQAFAQIYEANVDDLFHYGMHFCQDRERVKDCLQDLFQDLWLSREHLTADIKNIRYYLISSLRRRLLRTLQKDRRYRHREATEAFGFEFALPHENTLILEETAAEQQRLLHQALTNLSRRQREAIYLRFFQNLSYAEVAAIMSMQVDSVYNTISKAIGILKKQLPLPLILLLLGK; via the coding sequence ATGAATACAGGGAAAGCCTATCGCCCGGGCTTACACGTAGTAGCATCCCATTCCACGCTATGGGGGCGATTTTTACAAGGAGATCGACAGGCGTTTGCACAGATCTATGAAGCGAATGTGGATGATTTATTCCACTACGGCATGCATTTCTGCCAGGATAGGGAACGGGTGAAAGATTGCCTGCAGGATCTCTTCCAGGACCTTTGGCTTTCCCGCGAACACCTGACAGCAGACATCAAAAATATCCGGTATTATCTGATCAGCAGTTTGCGCAGACGCCTGCTACGCACCTTGCAAAAAGACCGTCGTTATCGCCACCGGGAAGCAACAGAAGCCTTCGGATTTGAATTTGCCCTGCCCCATGAAAATACCCTGATCCTCGAAGAAACGGCTGCAGAACAACAACGATTATTACATCAGGCGTTAACCAATCTATCCCGGCGCCAGCGGGAAGCCATTTACCTGCGCTTTTTCCAGAACCTCAGCTATGCAGAAGTAGCGGCCATTATGTCGATGCAGGTCGATTCTGTCTACAACACCATCTCCAAAGCCATTGGTATTCTCAAAAAACAACTTCCCCTGCCTTTAATCCTGCTGCTGTTGGGCAAATAA
- a CDS encoding SusC/RagA family TonB-linked outer membrane protein has product MKRGLRVMLMPSLALLFLFHDTAAQNRVAGHDDKVTADNHGQQVTKPVALPLKTLLQQVEEHFRVSVAYKSNLVKDRQAQVTVAACKSPEEALQQILSAFNLRYEKVRDRFYMITEKQPAAAPASATSPVQQHPVKGLVKDDKGNIVAGVTVKVTGTSIGTVTGPDGVYTLTVPGKSDDQLEVSFIGYETQRIVVGGRSLINITLKEGASALNEIVVTGYATQKKKDLTGAVTVVNIDNLIKQPTAQVTEQLQGQASGVTVIGSGSPGASPQIRIRGVNTFGSNSPLYVVDGVPTTDIADLNPNDVASLQVLKDAGAASIYGARASNGVIIITTRRGKGKIAVTYDGYYGRQYPKNGNVWHTLNPQEQADLRWLAYKNSGGDPGTALYGHGDKPVIPDYILPSGAMEGDPATDPSLYYLNPNYTDLHDYERFYQIARANKGGTDWFHEIFRPAPVTSHNVAVSGGSDRGNYLFSLNYFNQQGTLINTYLKRYTVRSNTQYNITDHIRVGENLAFSMTDNPAAEILTSDAPIGHAMRSQSIIPVYDIKGNFAGSAGDALGDANNPVAIQERTRNNKGLNTRLFGNIYGEVDFLKYLTFRTSFGGEIYSGWSHSFDYPMYENKENSTSNSYSESANNGHNWTWTNTLAFRKNFNQVHDLKVLVGTEAFDSRSRSVGGTTKDYFTFDAYFPDLSTGTGTQTNYSNREQESLYSLLGRVDYAFKDKYLLSATIRRDGSSKFLVNRFGWFPAVTAGWRISQETFMKQLTWITDLKLRGGWGIMGNQMNLSVNNGYFLYGGHRSSTYYDLAGRNNELTAGFAGIQIGNPDAKWESDVNANIGIDASLFNGQLDFAIDYYRKDIKDLLYNPELPGLAGTAKQPFVNIAQMKNEGWDFTVGWHKELNRNLKLNVTGTLTTYKNKILKISDGVEYFDGDGRRFEGSNIIRNAVGQPVSSFFGYKIIGFWNETAEITAADDAVKKATNNPDAFYQEGAGLGRFRYADVNGDGQITPDDRTFLGNPNPDFSYGINLGVTWKAFDFSIFLYGVQGNEIWNNVRWWRDFYAAFGSAKSKTALYDSWTPERKNAKAPIQEVEGSNSTMNVPNSYMVENGAYLRAKNMQIGYTLPAAWISRLKVQKLRVYVQAANLFTITKYSGIDPEIGGSDITDFGVDEGAYPNQRQFLVGVNLGF; this is encoded by the coding sequence ATGAAAAGAGGTTTACGTGTTATGCTAATGCCATCATTAGCCCTGTTATTCCTATTCCACGATACGGCTGCACAAAATCGCGTGGCCGGTCATGATGACAAAGTTACCGCCGACAACCACGGTCAGCAGGTAACAAAACCTGTCGCACTTCCACTGAAAACGTTGCTGCAGCAGGTAGAAGAACATTTTCGGGTATCTGTTGCCTATAAAAGCAACCTGGTGAAAGACCGGCAGGCACAGGTAACAGTAGCTGCCTGTAAGTCGCCGGAAGAAGCCTTGCAGCAGATCCTTTCGGCTTTTAACCTGCGTTACGAAAAAGTACGGGATCGTTTTTATATGATCACGGAAAAACAGCCGGCAGCCGCGCCGGCATCGGCTACTTCCCCCGTACAGCAGCATCCGGTGAAAGGGCTGGTAAAAGACGATAAGGGTAATATCGTGGCCGGCGTAACGGTAAAGGTAACGGGCACCAGTATCGGTACCGTTACCGGACCTGATGGCGTGTATACGTTAACGGTACCCGGTAAAAGTGACGACCAGCTGGAAGTATCTTTTATTGGATACGAGACACAGCGTATAGTCGTTGGGGGTAGGTCGCTGATTAATATTACCCTGAAAGAAGGCGCCAGCGCCCTGAATGAAATTGTGGTAACAGGTTATGCTACCCAAAAGAAAAAAGACCTGACCGGCGCAGTAACGGTGGTGAATATCGACAACCTCATTAAACAGCCAACTGCCCAGGTAACTGAACAGTTGCAGGGCCAGGCTTCCGGGGTAACGGTGATTGGTTCCGGTTCTCCCGGCGCGTCGCCGCAGATCCGCATCAGAGGGGTCAATACTTTTGGCTCCAACTCTCCCTTGTATGTGGTGGATGGCGTGCCGACTACGGACATCGCCGACCTGAATCCCAATGATGTAGCCAGTCTGCAGGTGCTCAAAGATGCCGGCGCTGCTTCTATCTATGGGGCCCGTGCTTCCAACGGGGTGATCATCATCACCACCCGCCGTGGCAAAGGAAAGATTGCAGTAACCTACGACGGGTATTATGGTCGTCAGTATCCCAAGAACGGAAATGTATGGCATACCCTGAACCCGCAGGAGCAGGCCGATCTGCGCTGGCTGGCCTATAAAAACAGTGGCGGTGATCCTGGTACTGCCTTATATGGTCATGGTGATAAACCGGTGATACCGGATTACATCCTGCCTTCCGGCGCCATGGAAGGCGATCCGGCTACCGATCCGTCTTTGTATTACCTCAATCCGAACTATACCGATCTGCATGACTACGAGCGCTTTTACCAGATAGCCCGCGCCAACAAAGGCGGGACAGACTGGTTCCATGAAATATTCCGCCCGGCGCCCGTTACCAGTCATAATGTGGCTGTCAGCGGAGGCAGCGACCGGGGAAATTATCTCTTTTCCCTCAATTATTTTAACCAGCAGGGTACCCTCATCAATACCTATCTGAAACGGTATACGGTACGTTCCAATACCCAGTATAATATTACAGATCACATCCGGGTAGGAGAGAACCTGGCTTTTTCCATGACAGATAATCCGGCCGCAGAAATCCTGACATCGGATGCGCCCATCGGACATGCGATGCGGTCGCAAAGCATTATTCCGGTGTATGATATCAAAGGTAATTTTGCCGGTTCCGCCGGCGACGCGCTGGGGGATGCCAACAATCCCGTGGCTATCCAGGAGCGTACCCGTAACAACAAAGGCCTCAATACCCGTTTGTTTGGGAATATCTATGGAGAAGTCGACTTCCTGAAATACCTGACTTTCCGAACCAGCTTTGGGGGTGAAATTTATTCCGGCTGGTCACATTCGTTTGACTATCCGATGTATGAAAACAAGGAAAACTCCACCAGTAATTCCTACTCAGAAAGCGCCAATAACGGCCATAACTGGACCTGGACCAATACGCTGGCTTTCCGGAAAAATTTCAACCAGGTACATGACCTGAAAGTACTGGTAGGAACAGAAGCCTTCGATAGCCGTAGCAGATCAGTAGGTGGTACCACCAAAGACTATTTCACCTTTGATGCTTATTTCCCGGATCTCAGTACGGGTACAGGTACGCAAACCAACTACAGCAACCGTGAGCAGGAGAGTCTGTACTCCTTGCTGGGGCGCGTAGATTATGCTTTCAAAGATAAATACCTGTTGAGTGCTACGATCCGGCGCGATGGTTCTTCCAAATTCCTGGTAAACCGTTTTGGTTGGTTCCCGGCGGTAACAGCCGGCTGGCGTATCTCGCAGGAAACATTTATGAAACAGCTTACCTGGATTACTGACCTGAAGCTGCGTGGCGGATGGGGCATCATGGGTAATCAGATGAACCTGAGTGTAAATAACGGGTACTTCCTGTATGGGGGGCATCGCAGTTCTACCTATTATGATCTGGCTGGCCGGAATAATGAACTCACGGCCGGATTTGCCGGTATACAGATCGGTAACCCCGATGCGAAATGGGAAAGCGATGTCAATGCGAATATCGGTATAGATGCGAGCTTGTTTAACGGACAGCTGGATTTCGCGATTGATTATTACCGGAAAGATATTAAAGACCTCCTGTATAATCCGGAACTGCCAGGGCTGGCAGGTACGGCGAAACAGCCTTTCGTGAATATCGCACAGATGAAAAATGAAGGCTGGGACTTTACCGTGGGCTGGCACAAGGAGCTGAACAGAAATCTGAAACTAAACGTAACGGGTACACTGACTACCTACAAAAATAAAATCCTGAAAATATCAGATGGTGTTGAATATTTTGATGGCGACGGCCGTCGTTTCGAAGGCAGTAATATTATACGTAATGCGGTAGGCCAACCGGTATCTTCTTTCTTCGGTTATAAGATCATTGGCTTCTGGAATGAAACCGCGGAGATTACAGCTGCTGATGATGCCGTGAAAAAAGCGACCAATAATCCGGATGCCTTTTATCAGGAAGGCGCCGGTCTGGGACGTTTCCGCTATGCAGATGTCAACGGCGACGGACAGATTACGCCGGACGACCGCACTTTCCTCGGTAATCCCAATCCTGATTTTTCCTATGGTATCAATCTCGGGGTAACCTGGAAAGCATTTGATTTCAGCATTTTCCTCTATGGGGTACAAGGCAATGAAATATGGAATAACGTACGCTGGTGGCGCGATTTCTACGCTGCATTCGGTAGTGCCAAGAGCAAAACTGCCTTGTACGATTCCTGGACGCCGGAACGTAAAAATGCCAAGGCACCCATTCAGGAAGTAGAAGGTTCCAATAGTACGATGAATGTGCCGAACTCCTATATGGTGGAAAACGGGGCTTATCTGCGTGCTAAAAATATGCAGATAGGGTATACCCTCCCTGCGGCCTGGATAAGCCGTTTAAAAGTACAGAAACTGCGGGTATATGTACAGGCAGCCAACCTGTTTACCATTACGAAATACTCCGGTATAGATCCGGAAATCGGCGGATCAGATATTACTGATTTCGGCGTGGATGAAGGGGCCTATCCCAATCAACGCCAGTTTCTGGTGGGCGTAAACCTTGGCTTCTAA
- a CDS encoding RagB/SusD family nutrient uptake outer membrane protein produces the protein MKSLYRTGGNVILIMAMLVCSCSKSFLDKHPQSALQEDALTNKKGVTTLLVGAYAALDGQDFANSDMVNLSGGSGYAVSPDNWIYGSVCGGEAHKGSDPGDAATILSIGTFAGNATNGFFNDKWRVDYEGIRRCNFVLHILKKVQDMTPEEKTAVAGEARFLRAHYYSDLKKMFNKIPWVDENSTSYDKLNVNDFKIPNDKDVWPYIEADFKFAADNLPEEQPEIGRANKWAAVAYLAKSYLYQGKYAAAIPLFESVINSGKNTQGQRFDLVPVYHDNFDAFKENNEEAVFSIQYSANDGSGGTGNANQGNMLNYPYNGPFSCCGFYQPAVDLVNAFRTDAAGLPFIDNFNQHPIKNDMGIVSDSAFLPDAGNIDPRLDWTVGRRGVPYLDWGVHPGQNWVRDQQSAGPYSPKKSVYMQVNQDKFYDGNGWAPGNAINYMLIRFADVLLMAAECEVKAGDLGKAEAYVNRVRQRAMNPAGFVYTYKDPAHPMNGYTNTPAANYKIGTYPVGEFGRKGATWAMKAIQFERKLELAMEGHRFFDLVRWGLAATELNRYFNYERGITGDLGAASFGSRNLYFPIPQRQIDLSVKDGKSLLTQNTGY, from the coding sequence ATGAAATCACTATATCGTACAGGCGGTAACGTTATACTCATCATGGCAATGCTGGTATGCAGCTGCAGTAAAAGTTTTCTCGATAAACACCCGCAATCTGCCCTCCAGGAAGATGCCCTTACCAATAAAAAAGGGGTGACTACCTTACTGGTAGGCGCCTATGCGGCACTGGACGGGCAAGACTTCGCCAACAGTGATATGGTGAATCTCTCCGGCGGCAGTGGCTATGCCGTATCACCGGATAACTGGATTTATGGCAGTGTATGCGGTGGCGAAGCCCACAAAGGCAGTGATCCCGGCGATGCTGCCACCATTCTTTCCATCGGCACTTTTGCCGGTAACGCTACCAATGGCTTTTTCAATGACAAGTGGCGGGTAGATTATGAAGGGATCCGCCGTTGTAACTTTGTGCTGCACATCCTGAAAAAAGTACAGGATATGACACCGGAAGAAAAAACAGCGGTAGCAGGGGAAGCCCGTTTTCTCCGGGCGCATTATTATAGCGACCTGAAAAAGATGTTCAATAAAATACCCTGGGTAGATGAAAATTCCACCAGCTATGATAAACTGAACGTCAACGATTTTAAAATTCCCAATGACAAAGATGTATGGCCTTATATTGAAGCCGACTTCAAATTTGCGGCAGATAACCTGCCAGAAGAACAACCGGAAATAGGTCGTGCCAACAAGTGGGCGGCGGTAGCTTATCTCGCCAAATCATACCTGTATCAGGGAAAATATGCAGCAGCCATTCCACTGTTTGAAAGTGTGATCAACAGTGGGAAAAATACCCAGGGACAACGATTTGACCTGGTACCTGTTTACCACGATAACTTCGATGCATTTAAAGAAAATAATGAAGAGGCGGTATTCTCCATTCAGTACAGTGCCAACGATGGCTCCGGCGGTACGGGTAATGCCAACCAGGGCAACATGCTAAACTATCCCTATAACGGGCCTTTTAGTTGTTGCGGTTTCTATCAGCCTGCTGTAGACCTCGTGAATGCTTTCCGCACCGATGCTGCCGGTTTACCATTCATCGATAATTTCAACCAGCATCCGATTAAAAATGATATGGGAATCGTGAGTGACAGCGCTTTCCTGCCCGACGCAGGAAACATTGATCCACGGCTGGACTGGACAGTAGGCCGCCGGGGTGTTCCCTATCTGGACTGGGGTGTACATCCTGGCCAGAACTGGGTAAGGGATCAGCAGTCTGCCGGTCCGTATTCACCGAAAAAGAGTGTATACATGCAGGTGAACCAGGATAAGTTCTATGATGGTAATGGCTGGGCGCCGGGAAATGCGATTAACTATATGCTGATTCGTTTTGCCGATGTATTGCTGATGGCGGCAGAATGTGAAGTGAAGGCCGGTGATCTCGGGAAAGCGGAAGCCTATGTGAACCGCGTGCGGCAACGTGCGATGAACCCTGCCGGATTTGTGTATACCTATAAAGATCCGGCGCATCCCATGAACGGCTATACGAATACGCCTGCTGCCAATTATAAAATAGGCACGTATCCGGTCGGCGAATTTGGGAGAAAAGGAGCTACCTGGGCTATGAAAGCGATTCAGTTTGAAAGAAAGCTGGAACTCGCCATGGAAGGACATCGGTTTTTTGACCTGGTGCGCTGGGGACTTGCCGCTACAGAACTGAATCGTTATTTCAACTATGAGCGGGGTATTACCGGCGATTTGGGCGCTGCTTCCTTTGGCAGCAGGAACCTGTATTTTCCGATTCCCCAACGGCAGATAGACCTGAGCGTGAAGGATGGAAAGTCTTTGCTGACACAGAATACCGGCTATTAA